Proteins encoded within one genomic window of Kibdelosporangium phytohabitans:
- a CDS encoding MerR family transcriptional regulator, which translates to MSELWTIEQLPDRVADLLSDNYDGQRNGRIRELPNRRTIRWYTTIGLVDRPAATRGRTVLYGRRHLLQIVAVKKLQSSGSSLAEIQELLVGATDTRLAELAGVAHIDAVHPQIEIGTTPQFWKGQAHGRPTVPPAAARTSPDTDTDVDAGAVTVTKLIHGIRLTDSVTVVLEAAAHTPDADEIAAIEAAAAPLLELLGRLGLAPSTGGETQ; encoded by the coding sequence ATGAGCGAGCTGTGGACGATCGAGCAGCTCCCGGACCGAGTAGCCGACCTCCTGTCGGACAACTATGACGGCCAACGCAACGGCCGGATCCGGGAGCTGCCGAACCGTCGCACCATCCGGTGGTACACCACGATCGGCCTGGTGGACCGGCCGGCGGCCACGCGAGGCCGCACCGTGCTCTACGGACGCCGTCACCTCCTGCAGATCGTCGCGGTCAAGAAACTGCAGTCCAGCGGGTCCTCGCTCGCGGAAATCCAGGAACTGCTGGTCGGGGCGACCGACACCCGGCTTGCCGAGCTCGCAGGCGTCGCGCACATCGATGCCGTGCACCCGCAGATCGAAATCGGTACGACCCCGCAGTTCTGGAAAGGGCAAGCGCACGGCCGTCCGACAGTGCCACCAGCCGCCGCCAGAACTTCGCCGGACACTGACACCGATGTCGACGCTGGCGCTGTCACTGTCACCAAGCTGATCCACGGGATCCGGCTCACTGACAGTGTCACCGTCGTTCTGGAAGCCGCCGCGCACACGCCCGACGCGGACGAGATCGCTGCCATCGAGGCCGCAGCCGCACCACTGCTCGAACTGCTCGGCCGCCTCGGCCTGGCGCCGTCCACTGGAGGGGAAACGCAATGA
- a CDS encoding HPr family phosphocarrier protein: MATIRVKIASTVGLHARPAGLFAQAAARQPVPVLIGRPGDEGVVASSILAVMALGVKYEEEVELSAEGDGAEAALEELAALLAQDLDAAPAS, translated from the coding sequence ATGGCGACGATCCGGGTGAAGATCGCGTCCACTGTCGGGCTGCACGCCCGGCCCGCCGGGCTGTTCGCGCAGGCCGCCGCACGGCAGCCGGTGCCGGTCCTCATCGGCCGGCCGGGAGACGAAGGCGTTGTGGCGTCGAGCATCCTGGCCGTGATGGCACTGGGCGTGAAGTACGAGGAAGAGGTCGAACTGTCCGCGGAAGGCGACGGCGCCGAAGCCGCGCTCGAAGAGCTGGCCGCGCTGCTGGCCCAGGACCTGGACGCCGCGCCCGCCTCCTGA
- a CDS encoding DeoR/GlpR family DNA-binding transcription regulator: MYAEERQQVILERARAKGRVDVAALAEEFDVTTETIRRDLTVLERHGVLRRVHGGAIPVERLGFEPALSVRETVMTDEKSRIAKAALAELPEAGTILLDAGTTTARLADALPVDRELTVVTHSVNIALSLITRPNVTVMLVGGRLRSRTLASVDAWALQALRDTFVEVVFIATNGVSVDRGLTTPDPAEAMVKKAAIASGRRCVLLADHTKVGNDHFSRFADLGDIDTFITDTDVDDAVAEEIAAAGPRVVQA; this comes from the coding sequence ATGTACGCGGAGGAACGGCAGCAAGTGATCCTCGAACGAGCCAGGGCGAAGGGGCGTGTGGACGTCGCCGCGCTGGCCGAGGAGTTCGACGTCACCACCGAGACGATCCGGCGCGACCTGACCGTGCTGGAGCGCCACGGCGTGCTGCGCAGGGTGCACGGCGGCGCGATCCCGGTCGAGCGCCTCGGTTTCGAGCCCGCGCTGTCGGTCCGCGAGACGGTGATGACCGATGAGAAGAGCCGGATCGCCAAGGCGGCGCTGGCCGAACTGCCCGAAGCCGGGACGATCCTGCTCGACGCGGGCACGACCACCGCGCGGCTGGCCGACGCGCTACCGGTGGACCGCGAGCTCACGGTCGTGACCCACTCGGTGAACATCGCCCTGTCGCTGATAACCCGGCCGAACGTGACCGTCATGCTGGTCGGGGGCCGGTTGCGCAGCCGGACGCTGGCCTCGGTCGACGCATGGGCGCTGCAGGCGCTGCGTGACACGTTCGTCGAAGTCGTCTTCATCGCCACGAACGGGGTCTCGGTCGATCGGGGACTGACCACGCCGGACCCGGCCGAGGCCATGGTCAAGAAGGCCGCGATCGCCAGCGGGCGTCGGTGCGTGCTGCTGGCCGACCACACCAAGGTGGGCAACGACCACTTCTCGAGGTTCGCCGACCTGGGGGACATCGACACCTTCATCACCGACACGGATGTCGACGACGCCGTGGCCGAGGAGATCGCGGCTGCCGGGCCGCGCGTGGTCCAAGCATGA
- the pfkB gene encoding 1-phosphofructokinase — protein MIVTVTANPSIDRTVEVGALVRGGLHRATAVHIQPGGKGINVARALVCNGVKARAVVPAGGAEGEQLIGLLSDYSIDVVRVPTLGPVRMNVSVIEPDATVTKLNEPGARLTDDETTALADAVISASHNASSLVLAGSLPPGVRGDFYADLIIRLSDRDTRVVVDTSGPALRAAVAAGPALIKPNHHELEEAVGRALPTLGHVVEAARELRSLGAGAVLASLGGDGAVLVDAENTWHAEAPVVQARSSVGAGDAMLAGFLAAGGSGREALVSAVAWGAAAVSLPGSTMPRPDDLQPHLVEVHPGISTDRALRGDT, from the coding sequence GTGATCGTCACCGTGACGGCGAACCCGAGCATCGACCGGACGGTCGAGGTGGGTGCGCTCGTGCGCGGCGGACTGCACCGGGCCACGGCCGTGCACATCCAGCCGGGCGGCAAGGGGATCAACGTCGCGAGAGCGTTGGTGTGCAACGGAGTCAAGGCGCGCGCCGTGGTCCCGGCAGGCGGCGCCGAAGGCGAACAGCTGATCGGCCTGCTGAGCGACTACAGCATCGACGTCGTCCGCGTGCCCACGCTCGGGCCGGTGCGGATGAACGTCAGCGTGATCGAACCGGACGCGACGGTCACCAAGCTGAACGAACCGGGCGCGCGGCTGACCGACGACGAGACCACGGCGCTGGCGGACGCGGTGATCAGCGCGTCCCACAACGCCTCCAGCCTGGTCCTCGCAGGCAGCCTGCCACCTGGTGTGCGGGGCGACTTCTACGCGGACCTGATCATCCGCCTGTCCGACAGGGACACGAGGGTGGTCGTGGACACCAGCGGACCGGCCTTGCGCGCGGCTGTCGCAGCCGGACCGGCACTGATCAAGCCGAACCACCACGAGCTCGAAGAGGCCGTCGGGCGTGCGTTGCCGACGCTGGGTCACGTCGTCGAGGCCGCGCGGGAACTGCGTTCCCTCGGCGCGGGCGCGGTGCTGGCCAGCCTCGGCGGCGACGGAGCGGTGCTCGTGGACGCCGAGAACACCTGGCACGCCGAGGCACCGGTCGTGCAGGCAAGAAGCTCGGTGGGGGCCGGTGACGCGATGCTCGCCGGTTTCCTCGCCGCAGGAGGAAGCGGACGCGAGGCGTTGGTGTCCGCGGTGGCGTGGGGCGCGGCGGCGGTGTCGCTGCCGGGAAGCACCATGCCGAGGCCGGATGACCTCCAGCCGCACCTCGTCGAGGTGCACCCGGGGATCAGCACGGACCGGGCATTACGCGGGGACACCTGA